Proteins co-encoded in one Oncorhynchus kisutch isolate 150728-3 linkage group LG1, Okis_V2, whole genome shotgun sequence genomic window:
- the LOC109894041 gene encoding tribbles homolog 2 produces the protein MSVNISPAPAPTRPLRLKRLELDDPQDYTEALKCKRPRLSLPPSSPGLAPCLRPLRHSPGPVGTDHHCVSCIGPYVLLEPTEGTETYRAVHRVTEQEYTCKVFSMRRYQELIAPYARLLPHDNICRIAEVVMGEHSVYVFFQHNYGDMHSYVRTCKRLQEEEAVRLFGQMAAAVAHCHEHGIVLRDLKLRKFVFVDQQRTKLVLQNLEDSCLLHGDDDSLTDKHGCPAYVGPEILNSRHSYSGKAADVWSLGVVLYTMVVGRYPFQDVEPAALFSKIRRGAFTVPESLSVQAKSLVCCMLRKAPSERLEASELLFHPWLNCSISTTPPNTHLNPRNCTDQVVPSYTDDTCF, from the exons ATGAGTGTGAACATCTCTCCCGCCCCTGCGCCTACTCGTCCCCTGCGGCTGAAGCGGCTGGAGCTGGATGACCCCCAGGACTACACAGAGGCCCTAAAATGCAAGCGTCCTCGACTGAGCCTGCCACCCTCATCCCCCGGCCTGGCCCCATGCCTGAGGCCCCTGAGACACAGTCCGGGTCCTGTgggcactgaccaccactgtgTGTCCTGCATCGGGCCCTACGTCCTCCTTGAACCCACAGAGGGAACAGAGACTTACAGGGCCGTCCATAGGGTCACAGAGCAGGAGTACACCTGCAAG GTGTTTTCTATGAGGCGGTACCAGGAGCTCATCGCCCCCTACGCCCGCCTACTGCCCCACGACAACATCTGCCGCATCGCAGAGGTGGTGATGGGCGAGCACAGCGTCTACGTCTTCTTTCAGCATAACTACGGTGACATGCACTCTTACGTGCGCACGTGCAAGCGGCTCCAGGAGGAGGAGGCGGTCCGTCTCTTCGGCCAGATGGCAGCGGCGGTGGCCCACTGTCACGAGCACGGCATTGTCCTGCGTGACCTCAAGCTGCGCAAGTTTGTCTTCGTGGACCAGCAGAG GACCAAGCTTGTTCTTCAGAACCTGGAAGACTCATGTCTGCTCCATGGGGACGATGACTCTCTGACGGACAAGCACGGCTGCCCGGCCTACGTGGGCCCCGAGATCCTCAACTCGCGCCACTCCTACTCAGGGAAGGCTGCCGACGTGTGGAGCCTGGGTGTGGTGCTGTACACCATGGTGGTGGGACGTTACCCTTTCCAAGACGTGGAGCCTGCTGCGCTCTTCAGTAAGATCCGCCGGGGGGCATTCACAGTGCCAGAGTCACTCTCAGTGCAAGCCAAGTCGCTGGTGTGCTGCATGTTGCGAAAAGCTCCCTCAGAGAGACTGGAGGCCTCGGAGCTGTTGTTCCACCCGTGGCTGAACTGTTCCATCAGCACAACACCTCCCAACACGCACCTCAACCCCAGGAACTGCACTGACCAAGTGGTCCCCAGCTACACCGACGACACGTGTTTCTAg